The nucleotide window TCGCGGAAATCGTATTTTTTTTCTCTTGAGTCGGTTCGCTCTCCAATCACGAGCATTGCCATAGATTCTGCGACATTTGTGGCGCGTAACGAGAACGTCCATATCGGCAAGGCCGACGACCGGGTTGCACGTGGAATCGACTTCGATACCATCGAGATTTCAAATAGCGAGGAGTATGTTCCGTAGCTGCTCGGAAAATGATGGGATGGGTCGACGCAAGTATGTCTCATGTAATTTAGAAATGAACTAATAACAGGTCTTTGAGGAGGGGGGCCTCGTTATTCACTCTATTCACCTTCCGTATTAGGGTGTAATTGTCGTAATCAGTAGCATCCAAGCAGCGCTTCAGACTCAGAGATATTTGCCGCCGAATGTTTTCCAGGGGGGACTACTTTGCTGATATATGCTACAAATAGCGCGAGATAGCGGCTGATAAATGAAGGAAAGACATACCAATGTCTATAAGTGCATTTGAGAGAGTCCGATGAAGCGTTCGCTAGTTCATTTTCTGGATGGTGGCGATGCCTGTGAGTGTAAACTTGTCTTCACATTCTGTCTTGCCGCCATGCTCAGGGTTTTTCTTTTTTGCGCTGCATTTCCAGTTTTTAATCCCGTGGATGAACTGCAGCACTTCGATGCGGTTGTCAAGTACGCCAACGGTTCAATTTACCAACATGACAACAAGAGTTCCCGCCTGGAGCTGCGGACTGCCAAGTCGCTGGTGCTTTACGGTTCACCCGAGTATCTGGAGCGAGTCCCGAAAGATGCGCTACCACCTTTCAGGGAAATGGTTGGTCCTCAGTTCGATCCAATGGTAAATAAGATTTCATCGATGGCAGCTGAAAGCTACGCAAACCATGAAATGCATTCACCGCCGCTCTATTATTTTGTTGCAGGGAAGTGGCTTGAGCTCGGCGATATGCTCAAGATGAGCGAAGGCTTACTGCCGTATTGGGTTAGATTTCTGAATGTGCCGTTGTACGGCGTCATGGTATGGCTTGCCTATCTGTTCTGCAAAAGCCTGTTCACCACAGATCGCGTCTTGCGTATTGGCGTTCCCCTAGTACTGTCCGCATTTCCAAACGATATATTTTACTCCATAAACAACGATGTTTTCTCCCCGCTGGCCTGCCTGGTCGCCTTTTACCTATTGCATCAGGTGCATGCTCATGACAAGTCGCCAGGATATTATATTCTGACGGGGATCGGGGTGTCGTTCACTCTGCTTGTCAAGCTGACAAACATGCCAGTGTTCCTGCTATGCGGAGCTTTTGTAATCATTCTGTTATACCGCAAGGTTGCATCCCGCCAGCCCCTCTCGGCATTTGTGCCCCATTTTACGCTACTATGCCTGTGCAGTATTGCGCCGCTCCTCTTATGGATGGCGTGGAATTATCACGAATTGGGCGACCTCACCGGTGCCTCTGAAAAATTACGAATTCTCGGGTGGACGAGAAAACCTTTCTGGGAGTGGTTCTCCCATCCCATGTTCACCGTGGCCGGCTTGGACAACCTGATCGGAAATCTCAGGCTGCTTGGGGCGACCTTCTGGCGGGGTGAACTGGTAGTATGGCAAGGCGTCAATGATTCTCCCTTTCTGGCGGACCTCTTGTATACCATCTCGTCAGTGCTGTTTGTTGCCGCCGGGATTGCCGGTTTGTGGTCCAGCAGGCAAGAGGGGCTTTCAACTCCGTTTGTGGCTAAATCTGCCATTTTATTGCTGCTACTTCTTTTTCTTTGTTTTTTGGCTATCTTGTCGATTCAGTTCGATTTTGGAGATTGCCCCACGCCGTCACGGGAAAATCCCTATTTCAATAAAGGAAGACTTATCCTTGGTGGCCTAGTACCGTTTGTCATTTTTTATGTCGATGGATTGCGCCGCCTGCTCTCCATGATAAACCCGAAGGCAAACCCGTTGTATGCAACGGGTGCTCTCAGCGTACTCATCTTGCTGATCTCAACCATTTCGTCATCCCGGGTGTTCGGAAGTGAATGGAACTGGTTTCGACTGCTACATTGAGGAGATTGCATGGTCCGTAACGAGTCTTCAGATGAAGTTCAGTCACTTGCCGAAACCGTCAAGACCGTTGCGCCGGCCAGCGCGGCGCCAGACCCGTTTTCCGGCGAGCGGGTGAGGTCCTGGATAGCAGTTGCCATTCTGGTCTATTTCGGCTTTCGACTTTTCTACTACGCCACAAGCATCTCCCCTTACGTGCCCCCCGACGAGATAACCCATCTCGGAAAATGCAGGATTTTCTCCACGTTCCTTTTCCTTGCGGAAAACTCATCCGAATCCTATCAGTACGGGCTGGTGACCAATACCCCCTGGCTCTACTACTGGATCATGGGTAAACTCCTGCACCTCAATTTCTTTGGGCTCTCCGACCTGGTGTTTCTGCGCCTTATGAACATCCCGTTAGCGTTCGGGACGGTTTACTATGTCTGGCGACTGTTGAAGTTGTTGACGGACGACCGCCTGGCACAGGTGCTGCTGCTGACGGCAATGACCAACACTATGATGTTCACCTTCCTCTCGGCGTCGGTTTCCTATGACAACCTGGCAAATCTGCTGGCGGCCATGTCCATCTACTATGCGTGCGTTTTCGTCAGGACGCGCTTGGGGGATGCGCTGGCGATGTCTCTCGTTTGCCAGTTGGCGGGGTGTTTGACAAAAAATGCCCTGCTGCCTTTTGTGCTGATTCTGAACATCCTCGTTCTTGCATATGGGATAAAAGATATCAATAAACTGCCGGTCGCTTTGAGAGATTGGTTCAAGGGATCGGGGAAGCGTGCCATTGTCCTGTGTATGGCGCTGGCAATCGGGCTGGTACTGAACGCCCAGTTGTATGGCGGCAACTATCTTCGCTATGGAAAGCTCGATCCGGAGACGTTCGATGTGCTCCCGCTTGAACAGGCGCTTCAGTATCGTCTGGCCGCCCGGACGCACATCTTTGACCGATTCCGCGAAGGGCGTCTCTCTCTCGAGCAGGCCTTTGCCATGGCCAACCGGATCGAACACCCCGGCGATCGGGCGGACACGGTATATTTGATTGAAAATTATGTGGAGATGAAAAATCGAGGCATCCCCCTTATGGGACTAGGAGAATATCTGCCACTCTGGATCAGTCAAATGGCCGCAGGTACTTTCGGTATTTTTGGTCATCTGCAAATACCCAACTATTGGCCATTCATTGCGCCGTTTTTTCTGCTGGCACTGCTGGCCGTCATTGCTTTCGTCATGCGCTGGCGGCCGCGCGACGGGGGCAGGATTGCAGCTGGCCTAATCATAGTTGTTTTGGCCTATTCCTTCATCCTCCTGTATTTCGTAAATTACAGAACCTACCGTGAGACCGGTGCATTTGGCATGGCGCTGCAGGGACGCTACATTTTTCCGGTAATCGGCCCCGTCTATGTACTTGCAAGCTGCTATCTGATGCGATTGTCTCAGGGGCGGAGAGCACGGCTGGGGCTGTTGGGGCTGGCGGTGTTCATTTTCGTGATAAGTGATTTTCCATTTTTTCGGGTCGCCTCGACCCCTGAGTGGTTTATCCGACCCTAAGTACTGCTGGCATCAGGTTCACGAGCCGAAGTCACGCCCACTGATCTCCAGTTTTTTCACCCGGTACTGCACATCCTCCATCAGGCGTCTGTTTACCGCCAGCAGGTCCGCCAGGAACGCGGTCAGCATGGTCTGGAAGCCTATACCCAGAAGAATCGCCGCCAGAATCAGTGACTGGACGTGCCCTCTCCCTTCTCCCGCCAGCAGGTAATGCAGGTAGCGGCACCCGATCAGAAATCCGACCCCGGCGCAACAGAGCCCGATCGACATGAAAAAGCGGAAGGCCTTGTAGACGACGAAGATGCGGGCCATGGTGATGCACGATTTCCGTATGTACGACGGGATGCCTTTCAGCAGCCGGGAGGGGCGTAACTCACCGTTGACGCGCACCGGCACCGAGGTGATGGCGATGTTCTTCTGCCCGGCCTGGATAATGGTTTCCAGGGTGTAGGTATAATCGTTGAACACGTTGAAGCGCAGGGCCGCCTCACGACTCATGGCGCGGAAGCCACTCGGGGCGTCCGGGATGGAGGTGCTGCTGACGAGTCTCACAACGGCGCTGCCCGCCTTCTGGAGCAGTTTCTTGATGCCGGAAAAGGAGTCTATCGTACCGATGGGGCGGGCTCCCACCACCACGTCGGCCTTGCCCTCCAGAATCGGGACGACGAGCAGCGGAATGTCGGCTGCCACGTATTGGTTGTCGGCATCAGTATTGACGATCACGTCCGCGCCCAGCTTGACGGCGGCATCGAGCCCCGCTAGAAAGGCCCTGGCTAGCCCCTGGTTATTGGTGAAGCTGACTAAGTGATCCACCCCGTGCTTGCGAGCAATTTCCACCGTGTTGTCCGTGCTGCCGTCGTTGATGACCAGCCATTCGACGGTCTCGAAACCCGGAAGTTGGCGCGGCAGGTCCGCCAGGGTTATGGGGAGGATTTCTGCCTCATTGAGACAGGGTATCTGAATTATGAGTTTCATTGTTATCCAATATTAGAGTTTTTTACATTCCAAATCTTCGACGGTAGACGGTGATGAACGATTCGGACACGGGGGTGTAGCCAGTCGCCTGAGCACCCCAGTAATAGCGCGACGCTCCTCCAGTGTCGGAGATTTCGGTGATGCCGGTTCGTTCATAGAATTCCCTGATGTATTGCCCCCCCCATTCGATGACAGCCCGTTGCGAGTCCGGCCTTACCAGCCACGAATAGTCCACGTTGACCGCCACGATGTATCTCGGCCGCACGGCTTCGATCTCTCTGACCATAGCTTGCTGCATCGCTTCGGCATTACGGTGATTTTCCATCAGGCCATACATGTATATATGACCAGTGGCTGACATGCGCCCGGCATAGAAGCATATCTCGGGCTCTGAACCCAGGACCGCAATCCTATCCTCCGGTGAGGTATGTTCCCTGAGGTAGTGTGCAATGACCGGTGCCTCCGGGAAGGGGTTAACACCATATGTAGCACGACTCACCTCTTCAGGGGAGAGAATGAAAAAATGCGAACGTTCGCTGAAAAGCCCATAGGCGATTGCCAGGAAAAAAAGGATAGCCGGGCCGTATGGCACTAGCCGTCCTTGCA belongs to Geobacter sp. SVR and includes:
- a CDS encoding glycosyltransferase family 39 protein, translated to MKRSLVHFLDGGDACECKLVFTFCLAAMLRVFLFCAAFPVFNPVDELQHFDAVVKYANGSIYQHDNKSSRLELRTAKSLVLYGSPEYLERVPKDALPPFREMVGPQFDPMVNKISSMAAESYANHEMHSPPLYYFVAGKWLELGDMLKMSEGLLPYWVRFLNVPLYGVMVWLAYLFCKSLFTTDRVLRIGVPLVLSAFPNDIFYSINNDVFSPLACLVAFYLLHQVHAHDKSPGYYILTGIGVSFTLLVKLTNMPVFLLCGAFVIILLYRKVASRQPLSAFVPHFTLLCLCSIAPLLLWMAWNYHELGDLTGASEKLRILGWTRKPFWEWFSHPMFTVAGLDNLIGNLRLLGATFWRGELVVWQGVNDSPFLADLLYTISSVLFVAAGIAGLWSSRQEGLSTPFVAKSAILLLLLLFLCFLAILSIQFDFGDCPTPSRENPYFNKGRLILGGLVPFVIFYVDGLRRLLSMINPKANPLYATGALSVLILLISTISSSRVFGSEWNWFRLLH
- a CDS encoding glycosyltransferase family 2 protein, with the protein product MKLIIQIPCLNEAEILPITLADLPRQLPGFETVEWLVINDGSTDNTVEIARKHGVDHLVSFTNNQGLARAFLAGLDAAVKLGADVIVNTDADNQYVAADIPLLVVPILEGKADVVVGARPIGTIDSFSGIKKLLQKAGSAVVRLVSSTSIPDAPSGFRAMSREAALRFNVFNDYTYTLETIIQAGQKNIAITSVPVRVNGELRPSRLLKGIPSYIRKSCITMARIFVVYKAFRFFMSIGLCCAGVGFLIGCRYLHYLLAGEGRGHVQSLILAAILLGIGFQTMLTAFLADLLAVNRRLMEDVQYRVKKLEISGRDFGS